The Banduia mediterranea genome includes the window TTTCGACCGGTTCGCGTGCCGGGCGTTCCTTGAAGCTCTCGTCATAACCGCCGCCCTGGATCATGAAGCCTTCGATCACGCGGTGAAACACGGTGCCTTCGTAGTGCCCGCTTTCCACGTACTGCAGGAAATTGGCGACGGTCTTCGGCGATTGCTCGGAATACAGCTCGATCAGCAGGTCGCCCTCGCTGGTCTGCATGCGGACGCGGGGCAGGGCTTCGGTCTTGTTCATGAGATTTCTGGTGTTGTCGTGGAGTTGTGCTTGAAGGGAGCCGGACGCTTTTCAGGCGACCTTGCAGAATTCGCTGGCGGCGGACACAGCGGCCAGGGCGTCTTCGATGACTTCGATGCCTGCGCCGGACCGACAGGCGCGCTCGGACAGTACGCGCCGCCACTGTCGGCCGCCGGGCTGTCCGTGAAACAGCCCGAGGATGTGGCGCGTGATCGTGGGCAGATTATTGCCCGCCGCGAGACGCTGTTCGACATAAGGGAACAGCGCGTGGACGATCTGGTGGCGGTCCCGGGTACTGGCCTGCGCGCCGAACAGGCGCTCGTCGACCTCGGACAGCAGCCAGGGGCGATGATAGGCGGCGCGTCCGAGCATCACGCCGTCGACATGGCGCAGATGTTCCTCGCAATCATCCACGGTTTCGATGCCGCCGTTGATGACGATGCGAAGCTGCGGGTAGTCCTGCTTGAGCCGGTACACCACGTCGTAATTCAGCGGCGGGACTTCCCGGTTTTCCTTGGGGGACAGTCCTTTCAACCAAGCCTTGCGCGCATGCACGATGAAGGTCTCGCAGCCGGCGGCCGCCACGTGATCGACGAAGGCGCGAAGAAAGACCTCATCTTCGCAATCGTCCACGCCGATGCGGCACTTGACGGTGACGGGCAGGGCGGTGGCGCCGCGCATCGCGGCCACGCTGGCCGCGACATGCGCCGGCTCGCGCATCAGGCAGGCGCCGAAGCGGCCTTCCTGCACGCGGTCGGACGGACAGCCGCAATTGAGGTTGACCTCGGCGTAGCCCCAGCGTTCGGCCAGCTCCGCACTATGGGCCAGCTCGCCGGGGTCGCTGCCGCCGAGTTGCAGCGCCAGCGGATGCTCGGCCGCATCGTAATCCAGGTGTCGCGCGACGTCGCCGTGCAAGAGCGCGCCGGTGGTCACCATCTCGGTGTAGAGCAGGGCACGGCGTGTGAGCTGCCGGTGGAAATACCGACAGTCCCGCGTCGTCCAGTCCATCATCGGCGCGATGGAAAACCTGTGGTGCGTGTCATTCAATGGCTGTCCTGTGCCCGCGAGTTTGCGCCGCAAGCGTACCCGCTGCAGGCCGTCGAGGTCGGTTTCTTGAACCCGCAAGTTTGCGGAGAAATGGCTTGCCTTCGCAAGATTCAGGCGGTCGGCCATCGCCGTCTGCGACTTACGGAATGCGCGGCAGGGTCCAGGGACACTGGATCGACCAGCATTGGTATCCCGCAACCGTGAAGTGATTCCGGGTGACATCGGAACCTTCGTTCTGATTGCCTGGCCTGGGTGCGGATCGGCAATGGCGTCCCGCCACCAGACCGAAAAGTTCGACAGCCTGACGCCATAGCCCTCAGCCGTGGCATTGGCCACCGGCGCGAAGCGCAGCCACTCGAACTGCATGGCCGCGCTCCACAGGGCATACAGCACCAGCGCTCGGTAGCGGGCGGCATGGCCTTCTCGCTTCAGTCGCCGAACAGGGTCTCCTCGGCTTCGTCGAAGGCATCGGCCACGGGCTGGCATCTGGCGTTGCAGTTTCGACGTTGTTGAACTGCCGGCAGGACCACCGGCATGATTAGTTTGCCAGTGAAATATTGTCTGATAAGATGATGATCATCGGCCTTACAGTGGCCGCTGCATCGCCAGGAACCATGCTGCGCGTGCCGGCGAAGATCGCCGCCGCCGTCGTCGTCCGTTGACGGCAATGGCAGTACTCCTGGCGCCGCGCGCGGCTTGAGATCGGGACTTGTTTGCCAATGACGAAACTTGCGACGCACATCTCGATCATGGTTGCCGGCATCGACCGTGTGAGCCAGCTGATGCCTGGCATGCCGAAGCAGTTGATGGTTCTGGCGCGGCTCATTCTGATCATCAGCCGCAGGTTCGAGGAACGCCTGGCGCATGAGCTGGCACCGCACCGGCTCAATCAGAGTGAACTGATCACGCTGATGTTTCTGTGCAGTCGGCCCGATGGGGTGTCGACGCCGGGGGAGTTGTGCGCCGTGACCTGGGAGAGCACATCGAACATGACACGGATCGGCAACGCCCTGATCGGACGTGGTCTGATCGTGCGCAAGCCGAGCCGAACCGACCGGCGGCGCGTGATGATCGGCGTCACGCCGTCCGGGCGGCGCTTCGTGCAGCGCCTCGTGCCGACGATGTTTCCGGTCCTGGAGAAACTGTTCGGAAACTTCAGCGCGGCCGAGCTGGCGCGACTGAACCGGCTGCTGATCAAGCTCGCAGGCAATGTCGACTGCCTGTACGAAGCGGATTCCGGGAACGGGAGATCTCGATGAAGTTCCGGCAACGGCGCTGTGCGCTGCTGGCGGTGGCCGCCGCCGGCGTCGTGGCCCTCTGCGCCTGCAGCCTCCCTCAGCGCGTGTCGCCGCCCGCGCTGGACGGCCAGGCATCGCTGGGCGATCTGCAGGTGGCCACCCTCGGCGCATGGCCGCAGTCGGCGTGGTGGAGGGCCTACCGGGATCCGCAGCTCGACCAGCTGATCGGGCTGGCGATGCGCACGACGCCGGATCTCGCGCTCGCCAGCGCCCGCGTGCAGAGCGCGGAATCCGCAATGAGGGCCGTCGCTGCGCAGGCCGGGCTGTCCGTCAACGGCAGTGCCCAATGGTCGCGGCGTCGCATGAGCGACCATGGCATATTGCCCACCGAGTTCCTGGGCATCAGCTGGTACAGCCAGGCCGACATCGGCCTGCAGATGAACTACGAACTCGACTGGTGGGGCAAGAAGCGGGCCGCCGTCGAGGCGGCAATCGGTGAGATGCGGGCGGCGGCGGCGCAGGCTGCAGCGGCCGCACTGACGATTCAGTACGCCGTGGCGGACACCTACTTCGCCTGGCAGGCCGATCAAGCGCGGCTGGGGCTGGCTGGTGACCGACTTGCGGCGCAGAAGCGCCTCACCGGGATTGCGGACCTGCGCGTCAGCCATGGCGTCGATCTTCCGGACGAGGCCCAGGTTGCGCACGCGCAGCTTGCGGCAGCGCGCGAACAGCTGACCGCTTTGCAGGGCTCGGCCAGGGTCCGGCTGGCGGGTCTGGCGGCTCTGATCGGTGTGCCGATGGACCGCCTGCCGCCGCTTGCGCCGCGCGCGCTCCCGGAAGTGGCGCAGGGACTGCCTGCGGACGCCAGCCTGAACCTGTTGGCGCGCCGGCCCGACGTCACCGCGAGCCGTTGGCAGGTCCAGGCAGCACTGCGTCAGACCGATGTGGCACGTGCCCAGTTTCTGCCGGATTTCAGCCTGGGGGCCCTGGTCGGGCTGTCGAGCATCGACATGGACCGCCTGTTCGACGGCGGCAGCCGGGTTTTCGAGCTGACGCCCGCGCTGCACCTGCCGGTCTTCAACAGCGGGCTGCTCAAGGCGAACTATGGCGCGCGCCGGGCGCAGCTTGAGGCTGCGATCGCCAGCTACCGCAGCACGGTGCTCGCTGCGGTGCGCGAGGTCGCGACGCAGGCTCTCACCGCGCAGACGCTGGGCGAGCGGCGGCGCGAGCAGAATGAGCAGCTCGCGGCCGCGAACATGCTTTACGCCAGCGCGCTTTCGCGCGGGCAGCAGGGCGTCAGCGACGCGCGCGACGCGCTGGAGGCGCAGTCACGCCTGCTGACGCAGCGCGATAGCACGCTACAGGTTCACGCGCTGGCGCTGGCCGCGGATCTCTCGCTGATCAAGGCACTGGGTGGCGGCTACCGGGCTGACGCCGGGGTGCCGCCACGATCTCCCGGCGCCACTACTTCAGGAGTCCCGTCCCGATGAGCGAAACTGCGTCCAATACCGAAATCGGAAATGGCGGTGACAAGCCGAATGGCATTCCGGCAGCGCGTGGGCGCGCGCTGCTGATCCTCGCCGCCGTATTTGTCGTCGCCGCACTCGCATGGCTGTTGCTGTGGCTGTTTGTATTCTCGGCATGGGAAACGACTGACAACGCCTATGTCGGCGGCAACCTCGTCGGCATCTCCGCGCAAGTCCCCGGCACGGTCGTGGAAATTCTCGCCGACGATACGCAGCGCGTCGACGAGGGCCAGGTGGTGGTCCGCCTCGATCCGACGGACGCCGATGTGCGCCTGAGCCAGGCCCGCAGTGCCTTGGCGCAAGCCGTGCGCGCGGTGCGCCAGCAGGTGAGTACTGCGGGCGGCGCCGACGCTCAGCTTGTCGCGAGCGAAGCGGCGCTGAAGAAGGCACAGGACGATCTCGCCCGCCACTTGCCGCTGCTCAGGCAGCAGGCCACTTCGCCCGAGATCATCCAGCATCTGCGTGAAGCGGTGCGTCAGGCGCAGGCCGGCGCGGAGGCCGCCCGGGCACAGGCCGCCGCCGCCCACGCGGCCATCGATGACACGGCGGTCGCCAACCACCCGATCGTGGAACAGGCTCGCGCCGATTTCCGTGCGGCGTGGGTGGCGGCCCGGCGCAACGTGATCTACGCCCCGGTTTCCGGCTACGTGGCGCAGCGCAGTGTCCAGCTTGGCCAGAGCGTGCAGCCGGGGCAGCCGTTGATGACCGTGGTCCCGCTCGACCAGCTGTGGGTTGATGCCAATTTCAAGGAGACGCAACTGCGCCGCGTGCGCATCGGCCAGCCGGTTGAACTGGTCTCCGACATTTACGGTGGCGGCGTCGAATATCACGGGACGGTTCTGGGCATCGGCGCCGGTACCGGCAGCGTGTTCTCGCTGCTGCCGGCGCAGAATGCGACCGGCAACTGGATCAAGGTCGTGCAGCGCCTGCCGGTGCGCATCGCGCTGGATCCGGGGTCGCTGCGCGAACATCCACTGCGCGTCGGCCTGTCGATGGAAGCGTCGGTGGACGTCAGCGACGACAGCGGGCCGGCGCTGGTCCCCACGCCGGCAGAGCATCCGGTGGCCAGCACACAGGTGTACGCGCGCCTGATCGCGCAGGCCGACGAGCGGGCTGCGGAGATCGTTCACGCCAACCTGGGCCGGCCCAAGGACTGATCCGCCATGTCAAAGCCGGAGGAAGGCCCGCAGGCATTTCCGCCCCTGCACGGCGCGGTCCTGGTTGTACTGACCATCGCCATCGCGTTCAGCACCTTCATGGAAGTGCTGGACATCACCATCGTCAACGTGTCGGTCCCGCACATTGCCGGCAGTTTGGCGGTCAGTCCCAGCGAAGGTACCTGGGCGATCAGCTCCTATGCCATGGCCAATGCCATCATGCAGCCGATCAGCGGCTGGTTGGCACGGCGCTTCGGCGAGGTGCGGACCTTCGTGGTCTGCACCCTGCTGTTCGTGTTGTTCTCGATGCTCTGCGGGCTGGCCACCAGTCTGCCGATGCTGGTGGTCGGACGCCTGTTGCAGGGTGCAGGCTCTGGCCCCATGGTTGCATTGTCACTGAGCCTGCTGCTGTCGATCTACACCAAGGAGAAACAGGGTATCGCGCTGGCGCTCTGGGCCGTGACGGTTCTGCTGGCGCCGATCTTCGGTCCGATTCTGGGCGGCTGGCTGACCGACAACCTGTCCTGGCCGTGGATCTTCTACATCAATGTTCCGGTCGGGCTGCTGGCCGCGGCTGTGACGTGGTATCTGATGCGCGACCGGGAAACCCGCATCGTGCG containing:
- the dusA gene encoding tRNA dihydrouridine(20/20a) synthase DusA, producing MNDTHHRFSIAPMMDWTTRDCRYFHRQLTRRALLYTEMVTTGALLHGDVARHLDYDAAEHPLALQLGGSDPGELAHSAELAERWGYAEVNLNCGCPSDRVQEGRFGACLMREPAHVAASVAAMRGATALPVTVKCRIGVDDCEDEVFLRAFVDHVAAAGCETFIVHARKAWLKGLSPKENREVPPLNYDVVYRLKQDYPQLRIVINGGIETVDDCEEHLRHVDGVMLGRAAYHRPWLLSEVDERLFGAQASTRDRHQIVHALFPYVEQRLAAGNNLPTITRHILGLFHGQPGGRQWRRVLSERACRSGAGIEVIEDALAAVSAASEFCKVA
- a CDS encoding MarR family winged helix-turn-helix transcriptional regulator, yielding MTKLATHISIMVAGIDRVSQLMPGMPKQLMVLARLILIISRRFEERLAHELAPHRLNQSELITLMFLCSRPDGVSTPGELCAVTWESTSNMTRIGNALIGRGLIVRKPSRTDRRRVMIGVTPSGRRFVQRLVPTMFPVLEKLFGNFSAAELARLNRLLIKLAGNVDCLYEADSGNGRSR
- a CDS encoding efflux transporter outer membrane subunit: MKFRQRRCALLAVAAAGVVALCACSLPQRVSPPALDGQASLGDLQVATLGAWPQSAWWRAYRDPQLDQLIGLAMRTTPDLALASARVQSAESAMRAVAAQAGLSVNGSAQWSRRRMSDHGILPTEFLGISWYSQADIGLQMNYELDWWGKKRAAVEAAIGEMRAAAAQAAAAALTIQYAVADTYFAWQADQARLGLAGDRLAAQKRLTGIADLRVSHGVDLPDEAQVAHAQLAAAREQLTALQGSARVRLAGLAALIGVPMDRLPPLAPRALPEVAQGLPADASLNLLARRPDVTASRWQVQAALRQTDVARAQFLPDFSLGALVGLSSIDMDRLFDGGSRVFELTPALHLPVFNSGLLKANYGARRAQLEAAIASYRSTVLAAVREVATQALTAQTLGERRREQNEQLAAANMLYASALSRGQQGVSDARDALEAQSRLLTQRDSTLQVHALALAADLSLIKALGGGYRADAGVPPRSPGATTSGVPSR
- a CDS encoding HlyD family efflux transporter periplasmic adaptor subunit produces the protein MSETASNTEIGNGGDKPNGIPAARGRALLILAAVFVVAALAWLLLWLFVFSAWETTDNAYVGGNLVGISAQVPGTVVEILADDTQRVDEGQVVVRLDPTDADVRLSQARSALAQAVRAVRQQVSTAGGADAQLVASEAALKKAQDDLARHLPLLRQQATSPEIIQHLREAVRQAQAGAEAARAQAAAAHAAIDDTAVANHPIVEQARADFRAAWVAARRNVIYAPVSGYVAQRSVQLGQSVQPGQPLMTVVPLDQLWVDANFKETQLRRVRIGQPVELVSDIYGGGVEYHGTVLGIGAGTGSVFSLLPAQNATGNWIKVVQRLPVRIALDPGSLREHPLRVGLSMEASVDVSDDSGPALVPTPAEHPVASTQVYARLIAQADERAAEIVHANLGRPKD